GTTCAAATGGATTGCAGAGTGTCATTTCCTCCTAGTCTACATTTGGTTCCATTAGGAAGAACTTTGTGCAGAAACAATAGAATCACTTTATCAGcacattcaaattcaaattcaaattcatataGGAGAAGTAGTAAACCAACAAAGAACCTTCAATATCCACGGCGTACCAAACTACCTCCGGAGTTTGGTGTTAATTTGTTCTTGAAGAAGCCTAGCACCACCAACACCGAACCAGTTCATGATGATAGTGATAAGGATTTCAATATAGAGAGCAACGAGGAGGAACAAAGTACTGATGTTGTTTGGGAATCGGATGAAATTGATGCCATATCGTCACTTTTTCAAGGTAGAATCCCGCAAAAACCGGGAAAATTGGATCGGGAAAGACCTCTTCCTCTACCAGCTCCCTTCAAGCTTCGACCAGTGGGATTACCTACGCCGAAAAGACTACCCAATGTGGTTTCTTCTCGTGCTTCCATGGATAAGAAATTATATAAAACACCGAGTTTCCTCGTTGGTTTGGCAAGAGAGATCGGTAAGCTTAATCCTGATGAAGATGTGTCTATAGTTCTTGGAAAATGGATACAGTTTCTGAGAAAGGGTTCTTTATCATTGACAATAAAGGAATTAGGCCATATGGGGCACCCTGAGAGAGCTTTACAAACATTTTGTTGGGCCCAAAACCAACCTCATCTTTTCCCAGATGATTGGATTCTTGCCTCGACAATTGAGGTCTTGGCTAGGAAGCACAACTTGAAGGTTCTATCCAACCTAAACAAGTTTACTGGTTTGGCAAGTCGTGCGGTGTTGGAGGCGTTGATTAAGGGTTTCTTAAAAGGAGGAAACCTTAGACTTGCTTGGAGGGTATTGGCAGTTGCCAGAAGGGATAAAAGAATGTTGGATCCCAGCATttatgcaaaattaatattgGAACTTGGAAAGAACCCTGATAGATACAAGCATGTGGAGCCCTTGTTAGATGAACTCGGGGAGCGAGATGAATTGAATTTAAGCTCACAAGATTGTACTGCTATAATGAAAATATGTGCAAAGATGGGGAAGTTTGAAGTAGTTGAGAGCATGTATAGTTGGTTCAGACAGTCTGGTTGTCAACCAAGTGTGGTTATGTACACTTGTCTAATTCATAGCCGCTACACAGAGGAGAAATACAGGGAAGCATTGGATGTAGTTTGGGAAATGGAGGCTTCAAATTGCCTCTTTGACCTTTCGGCTTATCGCGTGGTGATAAAGGTGTTTGTTGCTTTAAATGACCTGTCCCGAGCCATGagatatttttcaaaacttaaaGAAGCAGGATTTTCTCCTACTTATGGTTTATACAAGGACATGCTTGATATTTACATGGCCTCTGGGAGGATAGCAAAGTGCAGAGAGATCTATAAAGAGGCTGAGATAGCAGGTTTCAATCTAGATAAACATCTAGTGTCATATGATTTGATAGATAAAGCACTGTAGACTATAAAAATCTAACAAgcgttatcatttttttatcaattttgaaTCCCCTTTTATATACTAATGGCTTACACTATATCGTTATGGAAATGAGATTCCATTTGTACATATGTGAATATGCAACTGAACTCTGGGGTGATAGTTCTAACTGTTAAGAGATTGACTTAATATGGGAAAATAAGGGtctttttagtttgaaaaacaTATTCTGTTTTCACTTcaaatacttttgttaataaGTAAAAGGTATAACTTTGTTTTTCTGTATTTTCAATTAAAGATTTTGTATGGGAAAGAATGTAAATTATGTTATGTTGTATTCACCATTTTAACATTTTCTTTCATAAACTAAAATGACAGTTCTAAGATATGATGTATCTGATGGTTTTACACTTGATCTCTGAACTTCGTAAGTTCATGTGTTGACAAGTTCATCCATTGATGCATTCTCATATTGATAACTAAATAATAAGCAAATTGAAATCGAAAGAGGAAAACTACGTGTTGATGGACGAAAGAGACCACCCGAATCAAATTGCGataaaaccctaaatcctaatttttgtttaatagattaaaattttaaaatatttagaaaataatgaaTACGTAATACTTATAGGAGTTAATATTCATAAtcactttctatttttagttaaaaatcacGATAATTGATGGTCAAACTCAAAGAAAACAACAACTAAGAATAAATTCatagtttaattaaatatattggaTATATGTAATTTCGGtataaaaagaaatgaaaaccAAAATGCTATTTGTGAATAAATGTATATATGTGAAGTACGAGATTGCCCTCAATTTAATAAACAATTCCCATCCTATCCAAACCTAATTTTCACACTTCAGCCTCCTCTCTCTTCTGTCACTCACGCGGTGCTCTCTCTCTATTTCCCTGTTCGTATCATCGAAAGTAAGTTTCCCTTCCGTTTTCGAAAATTGATTTCTCCTTTCTAAGCTTTCCCTTtttgaaactttatttttgttgttgttatcgTTAATTTTTGTTGACTTGTTTATTATTTCATCTTCTAACTCAGAGCATGAAGCATAGAAATGATTCAGATGAAGTCATGAATTTACAAATTCGAATTTCAATGAAACCCTACAATTTTGCTTTACCAATCTTAATAGCAAATGatggtaaaaaatatataaagagaaATTTAGGTTTAGGTATTTTCATGTAAAGATTAGATAAACTTCTCCATTAATCTCTTCATCGCttcaattttggttcttttgtcagTAAAATTAGGGataaacttgattttttttaaccttaAAACTttctaataactttttttttaaaataaactttttaaatagaACACCTATATTTCAAGGAAAATAGTCCTATTTGATATTGGGCCAAACTGAAAAGCCACAAAACCCAGCCCAATAAAAAGAAAGGCACAATGAACTTGCTTCTTAACTCATCTCTCAACTATTTTCTTCCTGTGTGCATTCATTTATTCagttaatgaattaattaaccCTTTTGCAGCTTTGAGAGTATCAATATGTCAACCGGTCCTGGACTTGAGTCTCTTGTAGATCGTAAGGAATCTTTAAcattttttcatgtttttattttatgcttAATTTATTATCTCTTTTAGTTATATATTGTGTATAAAACTTTACTGTATTTTAGTTTCTACGGGTTACACTTGATTGATGGAAGAACTGTTAACATATTAGGGATTTGAGCTTAAAGGTACTAATTTGATGAAGTTAACGGGACTAGTTTAGCTGTTATAGGTAGGTATCAATTtttaggggaccaaaactaAAATAGGGTTTTAATGTGATTGCTGCAAAAGCATTGAAgctgatattttttaattcatgatgTGTTTTTCTGCTTTGAGCTATGCTATGAGGGGTAATTTTGGTTAaagctttaattttattttttatttttttgcagaGACAATTTCAGTCATTACAAATGATGGACGAAATATAGTGGTAAGTCTTTTTATTCGACAAGAAATTAGTTTGGTGAACCTGTGTGTGTGCgttttttgttaacaatgatTTTTCTGTTCACTTTTCAGGGAGTCCTAAAAGGTTTTGACCAGGCAACAAATATTATTCTTGATGAGTCGCATGAACGAGTTTTTTCTACCAAGGTATGGATGAAATTCTGCGTTCACCCGTTTAGCTTTGAACTTGGGATAGTTGTGTCACAAGTTGTCATTGCTTTGTAATGTTTTATTTGCTTGAAGTGGAGAACGGTGTTTTACAAATATCTTACTTCTTTGCTTCATTATCTAAAAGATCTCAGTTACTGAATTGGCTTTCcaaattataaaacaacaaatattttagttttagaCATGCCTGATATCATGTTGCACTCTATCTGAATACATGCTATTTGTGTTTATATCCTACAACAATTGTCTTTTTATGTCACAAAGTTTGGCATGTTTGATTATCGAATGAGGCTTTGAATATTGACATGATATCCAGTCAGTGTTGCACTGCTGTGAAATATCAGCTGTGGTGGCACAATGGCAGATTTTTTGACAACCGCCATGGCCAATTTGTGAAGGATTGCGACGCAGTCGATAACTGCATTGTATCCAACATCTTGAGCATGATTTgcttttatttataatgtgaCACAAATTAATTACAGATGTCTTTTTAGGAATTGGGATGTAGAACTTTGTTATAATTTGTGATACATTTTTGCTTTTTAGTTAATTACAAATGCCATCAACTTTTTCCCTCGCCTTTTCGAGATTTACATTATGTTGTATTTTCGTTTTGCTACCAATAATAGTAGTGGCTAATATGGcttcatttatttttctttcacatTATTCTATTTGGAGTTAAGGTAGTAATTGTTGTGTTTCTTGTATTGGAATCTCCTGAAGTTGACAATTGACAATGACAAATTTATGTGATTGCTAATTTACCTATACATTCCCCTTAATCCTCTctgactattttctaatttaGAGTTTTTGTTATCAGGTTCATTCTCACATGTCATAATTGtatttgttttccttttgtCTGCTCATTCTCTTTTCTAATTACAGGAAGGTGTTCAGCAACTTGTTCTAGGTTTATACATCATTAGGGGTGACAACATGTATGTCTGTTTCTCATATGTCTTTTCATTTTTCTCTATTCATTGTCACATCCTTATCAATCCTATGTTGGTTTAACGTTTCCGTTTGTGCTTTGCAGAAGTGTTGTCGGTGAACTGGATGAGGAAC
This region of Cicer arietinum cultivar CDC Frontier isolate Library 1 chromosome 8, Cicar.CDCFrontier_v2.0, whole genome shotgun sequence genomic DNA includes:
- the LOC101497821 gene encoding pentatricopeptide repeat-containing protein At2g01860: MSGPTTKLLESIFTALGSHSKSRVSSSFWVFYLILSLSRKKKNLAASCDLADRWFSMIVQMDCRVSFPPSLHLVPLGRTLCRNNRITLSAHSNSNSNSYRRSSKPTKNLQYPRRTKLPPEFGVNLFLKKPSTTNTEPVHDDSDKDFNIESNEEEQSTDVVWESDEIDAISSLFQGRIPQKPGKLDRERPLPLPAPFKLRPVGLPTPKRLPNVVSSRASMDKKLYKTPSFLVGLAREIGKLNPDEDVSIVLGKWIQFLRKGSLSLTIKELGHMGHPERALQTFCWAQNQPHLFPDDWILASTIEVLARKHNLKVLSNLNKFTGLASRAVLEALIKGFLKGGNLRLAWRVLAVARRDKRMLDPSIYAKLILELGKNPDRYKHVEPLLDELGERDELNLSSQDCTAIMKICAKMGKFEVVESMYSWFRQSGCQPSVVMYTCLIHSRYTEEKYREALDVVWEMEASNCLFDLSAYRVVIKVFVALNDLSRAMRYFSKLKEAGFSPTYGLYKDMLDIYMASGRIAKCREIYKEAEIAALRVSICQPVLDLSLL
- the LOC101498142 gene encoding sm-like protein LSM8, encoding MSTGPGLESLVDQTISVITNDGRNIVGVLKGFDQATNIILDESHERVFSTKEGVQQLVLGLYIIRGDNISVVGELDEELDSNLDLSKLRAHPLKAVIH